The following coding sequences lie in one Candidatus Terasakiella magnetica genomic window:
- a CDS encoding PAS domain S-box protein has translation MIPSTRENMPIKITIHDEVDFQGEKRWIGQVRLVGADQLSEVMILTFSGRYIAVPLACKHAGASLIYAPVEGNTLVCPRHGHAYELVGQNSIAYDVLSDNENFFLITSAQAVSPDVQALKDRIHILEMELEAKSAANTALEEQVVSGMEDMDRMFSEMMSRKTEWKEKSQRLTKLNELVNRVTNTISEVIIIAGPDGHIQRVNKTALSVYGCEEDEFLGRSVDDLLANKDLERFAEDYKGQLNLNKPLLYQLCFAVSSFEAEVSLRFEITSNGNAAIAHPYLLRATRLYDSQGKEEGAIFVCSDISKIKEREYRLRQKENEKSLHLLEATLNQINHGIAVFDETGELLVSNQAFVMITGCDQHWAAPGTSYEKFHQLEMESLSLCTLSPDQRDLNSLRQKACSWESYYHDGRVVDNDTNLMEDGGFVWVSQDVTSLREDAETMRRLSYALEQSPAEVIITNTDGVIEYVNAKFTENTGFSREQAIGHKTSMVRSGHMPHQYYENLWETLKQGKDWSGEVLNKRKDGSLFWQLLSIAPMYEPDGSVQRYLAIKENIDERKKAEEELSRHRDHLQELVDERSRELIKARDEAEQANRAKSEFLSSMSHELRTPLNGILGFAQLMEMSRKDKLSETQREYTQHIFKAGQHLLGLINEILDLAKIEAGKMQLNIMEVDLVAAVSDSIDLVQNMADDRSVTLHNQIDEDVISVYGDPVRLKQVVVNILSNAIKYNRDEGDVFLCVEQEEDALVLSISDSGYGIAKDKMKDLFTPFNRLGVEGQNIEGSGIGLTITRKLVTMMGGDIQVESEEGKGSTFSLYLPTTKPDFIENEDSQLQSDFIVGFNNEIIEEEDGAGPSHTSGKTILYAEDNPSNQFLIERAISNLAGVELVMVNDAKSAVTYAKRHTPDLILMDINLPGMNGFEAMNILRNDVKTQAIPVIALSAKALPEDIEHGLKSGFRAYVTKPVNIPDLLGTINRTFEKKII, from the coding sequence ATGATCCCTTCAACACGTGAAAATATGCCAATTAAAATCACCATTCATGATGAGGTGGATTTTCAAGGGGAGAAACGCTGGATCGGTCAGGTCCGCCTTGTGGGGGCAGATCAGTTAAGTGAGGTTATGATCTTAACCTTTAGCGGGCGCTATATTGCGGTTCCTCTTGCGTGCAAACATGCTGGAGCCTCCCTGATATATGCCCCAGTTGAGGGCAATACATTGGTGTGCCCGCGCCATGGTCATGCCTATGAGCTGGTGGGGCAGAATTCCATTGCCTATGATGTGCTCAGTGATAATGAGAATTTCTTTCTTATCACATCTGCGCAGGCCGTTTCCCCAGATGTACAGGCCCTAAAAGATCGTATCCATATCCTTGAGATGGAGCTTGAAGCCAAGAGCGCAGCGAACACAGCGTTGGAAGAACAAGTGGTTTCAGGTATGGAAGACATGGATCGCATGTTTTCTGAAATGATGTCGCGAAAGACGGAATGGAAAGAAAAATCACAACGCCTGACTAAGTTGAACGAACTTGTAAACCGGGTCACCAATACCATTAGTGAAGTGATCATCATTGCAGGGCCTGATGGTCATATCCAACGGGTGAACAAGACGGCCCTGTCTGTATATGGCTGTGAAGAAGATGAGTTTTTAGGTCGCAGCGTTGATGATTTATTAGCCAATAAAGACCTTGAAAGATTTGCAGAAGATTATAAGGGACAGCTTAATCTAAACAAGCCGCTTCTCTATCAACTTTGTTTTGCTGTGAGTTCTTTTGAGGCCGAGGTCTCTTTGCGTTTTGAGATTACATCAAATGGTAATGCGGCGATTGCGCATCCTTATTTGCTCCGCGCCACGCGGCTTTATGACAGTCAGGGTAAAGAAGAAGGGGCGATCTTTGTTTGTAGTGATATTTCTAAAATTAAAGAACGGGAATATCGCCTGCGTCAAAAAGAAAATGAAAAATCACTTCATCTTTTAGAAGCCACGTTAAACCAGATTAACCACGGGATTGCCGTGTTTGATGAGACGGGTGAGTTATTAGTTTCCAATCAGGCCTTTGTTATGATTACAGGCTGTGATCAACATTGGGCTGCACCGGGCACGTCCTATGAAAAATTCCATCAATTGGAAATGGAAAGCCTCAGCCTATGTACATTAAGCCCTGATCAGCGCGATTTAAATAGTTTACGGCAAAAAGCATGCTCATGGGAAAGTTATTACCACGATGGACGTGTGGTGGATAATGATACGAACCTGATGGAAGACGGTGGTTTTGTCTGGGTGTCTCAAGATGTTACCAGCCTGCGTGAAGATGCCGAAACCATGCGCCGCCTATCTTATGCGCTTGAGCAATCTCCCGCTGAGGTGATCATCACCAATACGGACGGGGTGATTGAATATGTAAATGCGAAATTTACAGAGAATACTGGCTTTAGTCGCGAACAAGCCATTGGTCATAAAACCAGCATGGTGCGCTCAGGCCATATGCCACACCAATATTATGAAAACCTGTGGGAGACCTTAAAGCAAGGCAAGGATTGGTCAGGTGAGGTTTTAAATAAACGAAAAGACGGCAGCCTCTTTTGGCAGCTTCTTTCCATCGCCCCTATGTATGAGCCCGATGGCAGTGTGCAGCGTTATCTTGCCATTAAAGAAAATATTGATGAGCGCAAAAAGGCAGAAGAAGAACTCTCTCGCCATCGTGATCATTTACAGGAACTGGTGGATGAACGATCACGCGAATTGATTAAAGCGCGCGATGAGGCCGAACAGGCCAACAGGGCGAAATCGGAATTTCTGTCGTCCATGAGCCATGAGCTGCGCACACCGCTAAATGGGATTCTTGGTTTTGCTCAATTGATGGAAATGAGCCGCAAAGACAAGCTTAGCGAAACCCAACGTGAATATACCCAGCATATTTTTAAAGCAGGTCAGCATCTTTTAGGGCTGATCAACGAAATCCTTGATTTGGCAAAAATTGAAGCTGGCAAAATGCAGCTTAATATCATGGAAGTTGATCTTGTTGCAGCCGTGAGTGATTCCATTGATTTGGTGCAAAATATGGCGGATGACCGCTCTGTTACTTTGCATAACCAGATTGATGAGGATGTGATTAGCGTATATGGCGATCCGGTTCGCTTAAAACAGGTTGTGGTTAATATTCTCTCCAACGCTATTAAATATAACCGTGATGAAGGTGACGTTTTCTTATGTGTTGAGCAGGAAGAAGATGCCCTTGTCCTTTCAATTTCCGATAGTGGCTATGGTATTGCAAAAGACAAGATGAAAGATTTATTCACACCCTTTAACCGTTTGGGTGTGGAGGGCCAAAATATTGAAGGCAGTGGTATTGGCCTGACCATCACGCGCAAATTGGTCACAATGATGGGTGGGGACATTCAGGTTGAAAGTGAAGAAGGGAAAGGCTCAACTTTCAGCCTGTATTTGCCCACAACCAAACCAGATTTTATTGAAAATGAGGATAGTCAGCTACAAAGCGACTTTATCGTTGGGTTTAATAACGAGATCATTGAAGAGGAAGATGGTGCGGGACCAAGTCATACAAGTGGCAAGACGATCCTTTATGCAGAAGACAACCCGTCAAACCAGTTCTTGATTGAACGGGCAATATCAAATTTGGCGGGTGTTGAACTTGTCATGGTGAATGATGCGAAATCTGCTGTTACTTATGCCAAGCGTCACACGCCCGATCTTATTTTAATGGATATCAACCTGCCCGGTATGAACGGGTTTGAGGCCATGAATATCTTGCGAAATGATGTAAAAACCCAAGCGATCCCGGTGATTGCCCTAAGTGCAAAAGCTCTACCGGAAGATATTGAACATGGTCTGAAATCAGGTTTTCGTGCCTATGTGACCAAGCCGGTTAATATTCCTGATCTGTTGGGCACCATTAACCGGACCTTTGAAAAGAAAATTATTTAG
- a CDS encoding hydrogenase maturation protease, whose amino-acid sequence MHKNAHTHIICFGNPLHGDDGFGTAVFKALSQQDLGTDVKLMDGGTSSLSALNLFEGCEQAIVVDALKDDTGTVGLSWHSAEHFKAQTHAGEISSHGLGVGAILQGLDILAEDQKVVEDIKVLTCTVASPKTFKMELSAEVGAKVDEAVGLILDHVSQGGSL is encoded by the coding sequence ATGCATAAAAACGCGCACACTCATATCATTTGTTTTGGTAATCCCCTTCATGGGGATGACGGGTTTGGTACGGCTGTTTTTAAGGCGTTATCCCAACAGGATTTAGGGACTGATGTAAAGCTCATGGATGGGGGAACCTCCAGCTTATCAGCCCTTAATCTGTTTGAAGGTTGTGAGCAGGCCATTGTGGTTGATGCGCTAAAGGATGATACGGGCACTGTGGGGCTATCTTGGCACAGTGCTGAGCATTTTAAGGCACAAACACATGCGGGCGAGATTTCATCACACGGGCTTGGGGTGGGGGCCATTTTACAAGGCCTTGATATTCTGGCAGAAGACCAAAAAGTTGTTGAAGATATTAAGGTGCTGACCTGCACGGTTGCATCCCCAAAAACATTTAAGATGGAACTGAGCGCAGAAGTTGGCGCCAAGGTGGATGAAGCCGTTGGCCTTATTTTAGATCACGTCAGCCAAGGAGGGAGCTTATGA
- a CDS encoding nickel-dependent hydrogenase large subunit, translating to MSRRIAIDLNRVEGDLELDVEIQDGRVVDAWCKGVLYRGFEQILIGRDALDPLAITPRICGICGTAHLYTAVLALENAFNISVPDNGKRIRNVCLLAEEILSDCRQTFLMFTPDLCHEKYAGVEGFDQVVSEFKEISGQAYRDAVKQSKKIVEIVAIFGGQWPHSSYMVPGGVTTPVNTRNLHDALNVLDGYTNWFEKRVIGDDLENWMAMDKAADYLQWCEENPDNIASLFTRFGRLLGLQDYAQGSQNHLSYGYLPDGENNSLLRTGGYIRQGDVDNQQSFDHLKITEDLSHAWFNDELAKPLHPYDGVTQPNYSEGGKAYSWAKAPRYDDQVVQTGALSSLLNSGDGLMRDFAKAEGSNAWLRQFARIRRQAGSLLMVRKLLNDLLAHEHQPFIENQPLGQDGEGFGTIEAARGCLGHWVKIRDGKIAHYQVVTPTAWNASPRDAQERRGHWEESLIGVPIADENDPLEIGHVIRSHDPCLVCTVHVMGNDKRLWFGK from the coding sequence ATGTCGAGACGCATTGCCATAGATTTAAACCGTGTAGAAGGTGATCTGGAACTGGATGTGGAAATTCAGGACGGTCGCGTGGTGGATGCTTGGTGTAAAGGGGTTCTTTATCGCGGGTTTGAACAAATCCTCATTGGGCGTGATGCCTTAGACCCATTGGCGATCACACCGCGCATTTGCGGCATTTGCGGGACAGCCCATCTTTACACGGCCGTGTTGGCCTTGGAAAATGCTTTTAATATTTCCGTACCTGATAATGGTAAACGTATTCGCAATGTCTGTTTGCTGGCAGAAGAAATTTTATCTGATTGTCGCCAGACCTTTTTGATGTTCACCCCAGACCTATGTCATGAAAAATATGCAGGGGTTGAAGGTTTTGATCAGGTGGTTTCTGAGTTTAAGGAAATATCAGGTCAAGCTTATCGCGATGCGGTGAAACAAAGCAAAAAGATTGTCGAGATCGTTGCCATCTTTGGCGGGCAATGGCCGCATTCGTCCTATATGGTGCCCGGTGGGGTGACCACGCCAGTTAATACGCGCAATCTTCATGATGCGTTAAATGTGCTTGATGGCTATACAAACTGGTTTGAAAAACGCGTCATTGGTGATGATCTGGAAAACTGGATGGCGATGGATAAAGCTGCGGATTACCTGCAATGGTGTGAGGAAAATCCCGATAATATCGCCAGCCTCTTTACCCGCTTTGGACGCTTGCTTGGCTTACAGGATTATGCCCAAGGTTCGCAAAATCATTTAAGTTATGGCTACCTTCCTGATGGAGAAAACAACAGCTTGTTGCGCACAGGTGGTTATATTCGCCAAGGTGATGTGGATAATCAGCAAAGCTTTGATCATCTAAAAATCACTGAAGACCTATCCCATGCCTGGTTTAATGATGAGCTGGCGAAACCGCTTCATCCCTATGACGGGGTGACCCAGCCGAATTATTCAGAAGGCGGTAAGGCCTATAGTTGGGCCAAGGCTCCACGCTATGATGATCAGGTCGTGCAGACAGGGGCACTATCTTCTTTGTTAAATAGCGGTGATGGCTTGATGCGCGATTTTGCCAAGGCTGAGGGCAGCAATGCATGGCTGCGTCAATTTGCGCGCATTCGTCGTCAAGCGGGAAGCCTGTTGATGGTGCGCAAGCTGTTAAATGACCTTCTTGCACATGAGCATCAACCCTTTATTGAAAATCAGCCCCTTGGGCAGGATGGTGAGGGTTTTGGTACCATTGAGGCTGCGCGGGGTTGCCTTGGACATTGGGTGAAAATACGTGATGGCAAAATCGCTCATTATCAGGTGGTGACCCCAACGGCGTGGAATGCCTCACCCCGTGATGCACAGGAAAGACGTGGGCATTGGGAAGAAAGCCTGATCGGTGTGCCCATTGCCGATGAAAATGACCCGTTGGAAATTGGTCATGTTATTCGCTCACATGATCCCTGTTTGGTCTGTACCGTCCATGTGATGGGCAATGATAAAAGGTTGTGGTTTGGTAAGTGA
- a CDS encoding NADH-quinone oxidoreductase subunit B family protein — MGAQENPSLMWLQAGSCSGDSMSLLCAEDPDFVEFIERNKVDLLWHPSLSVEPTSHLAQQIDDICNDEKELSILCVEGSIMMGPNGTGMFDAWRGKPKKDIIHALAQKATHVIAIGTCASYGGVHASNPNPTDCTGLQYHKGAMGGLLPMDWQARGGYPVINVSGCPAHPHTMVQVIQALLRGNELALNDVNQPELYFNAMVHQGCTRNEYHEYDIEETEFGQEGCLFFNMGCQGPVTHATCNTELWNKTSSKTRAGVPCIGCVEPTFPRDKALFKTEKIGDIPVELPLGVKRPRYMAYKGLAKAAAPDRVASRKMKP, encoded by the coding sequence ATGGGTGCACAAGAAAACCCATCTTTGATGTGGTTACAAGCAGGGTCATGTAGTGGGGATTCTATGTCTCTGCTTTGTGCTGAGGACCCTGATTTTGTCGAATTTATTGAGCGCAACAAAGTTGATTTGTTGTGGCATCCTTCCTTGTCGGTTGAACCCACCTCTCATCTGGCCCAACAGATTGACGATATCTGTAATGATGAAAAAGAACTTTCCATCCTTTGTGTGGAAGGCAGCATCATGATGGGGCCAAACGGGACCGGCATGTTTGATGCGTGGCGGGGCAAACCTAAAAAAGACATCATCCATGCTTTGGCGCAAAAAGCCACCCATGTGATCGCCATTGGGACGTGTGCTTCATATGGCGGGGTGCATGCCTCAAACCCCAACCCGACAGATTGTACAGGCCTGCAATATCATAAAGGTGCGATGGGCGGTTTGTTGCCTATGGATTGGCAAGCGCGTGGCGGCTATCCGGTGATTAATGTTTCAGGCTGTCCGGCCCACCCCCATACCATGGTGCAGGTCATTCAGGCTTTGTTGCGTGGAAATGAACTTGCGCTTAATGATGTAAACCAGCCAGAGCTTTATTTTAATGCCATGGTCCATCAGGGCTGTACACGCAATGAATATCATGAATATGACATTGAAGAGACCGAGTTTGGCCAAGAAGGCTGCCTGTTTTTCAATATGGGCTGTCAAGGTCCGGTCACGCACGCCACCTGTAATACGGAATTGTGGAATAAAACCAGCAGTAAAACCCGCGCTGGTGTGCCCTGCATTGGCTGTGTAGAACCCACATTCCCGCGCGATAAAGCCCTCTTTAAAACGGAAAAAATCGGGGACATTCCGGTGGAACTTCCCCTTGGGGTCAAACGTCCGCGCTATATGGCCTATAAGGGCCTTGCCAAGGCCGCTGCACCTGACAGGGTCGCAAGCCGTAAAATGAAACCATAA
- a CDS encoding DUF4384 domain-containing protein yields MKRIAILIATTGGPVLVDRITPEPAPQSMICLQRQSDVLPISADYDDFVRPGSGVIMREFGPYEEGAFRMDVSAAIGTGLSWQLGVFGAHAVFKSETCELSNLENADLIVWLSGTVDYDLNVGDVDHMAEKVESSALLLAEFIAKGTPIIFGAGLENAKFLAEHKPPKGIEVFSLKTTHDLLQAMGLGQRPQDKNSTSFWLMAGVALACVVGLFIFSQSQNDAPELLTPVENDLEITLTSDLGKEPIYYYGDELNLIVSVNQQAWVHCFYEQVNGDILKIYPNDQMDKIEPLSADRIHVLSGAEDSEFVIRLGPPAGEEEVSCFASLDKADMGLEDISDDMPHDTLFITLKP; encoded by the coding sequence TTGAAACGCATCGCCATTTTAATTGCGACAACGGGTGGCCCTGTTTTAGTGGATCGCATCACCCCAGAGCCCGCCCCACAATCCATGATCTGTTTGCAGCGTCAATCTGATGTGTTGCCAATCAGTGCAGATTATGATGATTTTGTGCGCCCGGGCAGTGGGGTGATCATGCGCGAATTTGGCCCTTATGAAGAAGGCGCTTTTCGCATGGATGTGAGCGCAGCCATTGGCACGGGATTAAGCTGGCAGCTTGGGGTATTTGGTGCCCATGCGGTGTTTAAGTCTGAAACATGTGAGCTTTCAAACCTTGAAAATGCCGATTTGATTGTCTGGTTATCCGGCACGGTGGATTATGACCTGAATGTGGGTGATGTGGATCATATGGCAGAAAAGGTTGAATCTTCAGCCCTTTTGCTGGCTGAGTTTATCGCCAAGGGGACACCGATCATTTTTGGGGCAGGGCTTGAAAATGCAAAATTTCTCGCCGAACATAAACCACCCAAAGGCATTGAGGTCTTTAGCTTAAAAACAACCCATGACCTGCTTCAAGCCATGGGGCTTGGGCAGAGACCACAAGATAAAAACAGTACGAGTTTTTGGCTGATGGCCGGGGTGGCACTGGCTTGTGTGGTGGGGCTGTTTATCTTCTCACAAAGCCAGAATGACGCACCTGAACTTCTCACGCCCGTTGAAAACGACCTTGAGATCACCCTGACTTCGGATTTAGGCAAAGAGCCGATTTATTATTATGGCGATGAGCTTAATCTGATTGTCTCAGTGAACCAGCAAGCGTGGGTGCATTGTTTTTATGAGCAGGTAAATGGCGATATCCTGAAAATTTATCCTAATGATCAGATGGATAAAATTGAGCCGTTAAGTGCAGATCGCATCCATGTGCTAAGCGGGGCTGAGGATAGCGAGTTTGTAATTAGGCTCGGCCCCCCTGCGGGTGAGGAAGAAGTCAGCTGTTTTGCAAGCTTGGATAAGGCTGATATGGGGCTTGAAGATATTTCAGATGACATGCCCCATGACACTCTTTTCATCACATTAAAACCTTAA
- a CDS encoding lytic transglycosylase domain-containing protein, with protein MRRLLTLFWLIGLFMAAAFVANVEAATRFEIKQMVIEEAAQSEVPIALALAVAKVESDFNAKALSSAGARGVMQIMPKTAHEEFGVKAQRLWNPEINIRLGVEFLEQLHEQYDGRWELALSHYNGGTVKGNKPHKYTRKYIHKVQKWQRVYQEQASLWEGRLEDDDRFDVAELREWRPRGGRYNREPLDDFEEVSYEEDWNDTRIIIVERRPSSRWERPPPRPFYGRTHDRRRPVRHFH; from the coding sequence ATGAGACGTTTATTGACATTATTTTGGCTGATTGGCCTGTTTATGGCAGCAGCCTTTGTGGCAAATGTTGAGGCCGCAACACGCTTTGAAATTAAACAAATGGTGATTGAAGAGGCCGCCCAAAGTGAGGTACCCATCGCCTTGGCCTTAGCTGTTGCCAAGGTTGAATCAGACTTTAACGCAAAGGCGTTGAGCTCAGCAGGTGCGCGCGGGGTGATGCAGATTATGCCCAAAACCGCACATGAAGAATTTGGCGTGAAGGCGCAACGTTTATGGAATCCTGAAATCAACATCCGCTTGGGTGTGGAGTTTTTAGAACAGCTTCATGAACAATATGACGGGCGCTGGGAGCTGGCTCTTTCACACTATAATGGCGGGACAGTGAAGGGGAATAAGCCGCATAAATATACCCGCAAATATATCCATAAAGTACAAAAATGGCAGCGCGTCTATCAAGAACAGGCCAGCCTGTGGGAAGGTCGCCTTGAGGATGATGATCGCTTTGATGTGGCAGAGCTGCGTGAATGGCGCCCAAGAGGGGGGCGTTACAACCGTGAACCTTTAGATGATTTTGAAGAGGTATCTTATGAAGAAGACTGGAATGATACCCGCATTATCATTGTAGAGCGCAGACCCTCAAGCAGGTGGGAGCGCCCGCCGCCTCGCCCGTTTTATGGCCGCACGCATGATCGCCGCCGCCCAGTGCGCCATTTCCATTGA